Below is a window of Sulfolobales archaeon DNA.
CTACCCTCTTTAAGGATTATAACAGGGATCCCCGCTGGCTCTATATACTGGGCTGCCATTTTCTAGCACCACAGATAAAGTCTCAGGGGTTCTATATAAGCTTTTAGCTGTGAAATGATCTAGTCAAACATATATATCCATCGCATACCTCATATTACAGGGAAGGATAAGGTGGGTAAGGTAAGGCCCACACCAATCAAAAGAATATCGAGGGAGCTCCTCGAGAAATACCCAGATCTATTCACTAAGGATTTCCAGAAGAACAAGGAGATCCTAAAAACACTTTTAAGGACACAGAATAAGAAGCTTAGAAACCAGATAGCAGGCTATATAACACATCTTGTGAAAATAAGGGAGAGAATGCAGGAGAGGAAAGTAGAGCCTGTGGAGGAGATCCCAGAATAGATTCGTGAAGGTGGCTCCTCTGAAGATAAGGCTTCTAGGCTCGCTCAAGCTATATGCTGGTAAAGAGGAGATAGAGATGAAGATAGATAGGGAGGTAAGGCTTAGAGATGTGCTGAGGGATCTAGTTAGAAGAGAACCCTCACTCTCAAGAGCAATAGAGGAGGATGGAAGGGTTAAGCCGGGCTATCTAATTTTTATAAACGACGCTGACTACATGGTCTTTGAGGGACTAGAAACGATTGTGAGGGATAGCGATATAATAACTATATTACCTGTAAGCCATGGGGGAGCTAATGTATAGAGATCTCGAGGAGTATTTAAACGAGCTACAAACTATTATAAACAGCTGTAGGATTGAATATTATAGGATCAAAGATAATGTTAGAAATGCAATAGATCTTATCGAGCAGAGAATCCGATGGAAATGTGGTGAAGAAATAGTCTTCCAGATATATGGAGAAGGAATCGCGATAACGGATAGGGTGGCCATCGCATCTCTTATAAGGCTTAGAAGAGCCTATCAGAGGAGAAGGACGGTTGCAAAGAAGATCTCTATTGAATATCTCTTAAGAACACTTGGTACGAGGAAGATCTCGCAGGCTCTAGAGCTTTCCAGGGCCAGAGAGGGGGGAAAGATCCTGGTGGCTGCTATATGTGGGGAATGCAGGATAGATGATCTGGGGTTGCCGATAGAGAGGATATCCATAGAGGAGGATGATCTTGTAATGGGGATGAAGACTTTGATATCGGCTTGTTTAGAAGAGAATATATATGGAAAGATCCATTTAGAAGGGGGGAAAGAAGAGCTTGAGAAGATCATGATAGGCTGTGGCCTGAGATTAGAGCTTGAGACCTAGATCTTTTCCATAGTATCATAGCCTTTATATAGTTCTGAGGGTAGAGATTATGGGGAGAATAGTTGAGTGTAAAGAAGAAGAAAAGGGAGGGCCCAGGACCCGCTACTGCTGCAGGGCTTGTATCCTTCTATAGAGATGTAGAACCTACTATCCAGCTAAAACCCCTACTAGTGATCTTAATATCCTCAGCATTTGTGATAAGCGTCTTTATTCTAAGGCTATTCATAAACCCCTTCTCCTAGCCCTCGGGCTGCCGGCTTTGTCATCACCATATGAAATATTAATCGAGGCTAGGAGGCTAGCTGAGAAGGGCGAGATCCGCAAAGCTCTCCAAATGCTTACCTCCCTAATACCTCCAGGAGAGGACTATGGTGTAGAGCTCGCCTCTAGCCCAACTATATCGTATTACATAGATAGGGGAGGGTTGCTATCCATTAGCAAGAGGGTGGAGGAGGGGATACCATATATGACTTCAACTGCGAGAAGGATTCCATGGGATCTTCTTCCGAGCTGGGTTATAGAGGATCTAGACTTCTGTAGAGTTATAGAAGATATTGTGAGGATCAATATTGAGTGGCTTAGCAAAGAGGGAAGAAGACACCCATATCAAGAAAAAGCTAGAGAGATAGCTAGCATTGATATCAAGGAGCTTTGCAGGGATAGCTTGGGTGGGCTCTCTGAGCAGATGTAGAGCTATAGCGATATCAGGCACACCTGGGGTTGGGAAGACAACCGTTGCAAAGATCCTGGCAGATATTTTAGGAGCAAAGACAATAGACCTCTCCCAACTAGTAATAGAAGAAGGCCTCTATATAGAATATGACTATGAGAGGAATAGCTATATCATAGATGAAGATCGTGTGCAAAAGCGTTTAAAAGAGCTTATATCTCAATGTAATGAAGAGAAAGAAAGTAGATATATAATTATAGAGGGTCATTATGCTGAAATAGTTGATGATCAAGATCTGGAGATCCTCGTAATACTTAGAACAGATCCTAGAGAGCTTTTAAAAAGACTATGTAGTAGAGGCTGGGGGAAGGAGAAAAGTATGGAAAATAGCGAGGCAGAATATCTAGGGATATGCCTTGCTAACGCCCTTAACGAGCATCCACCTGAGAAGATATGTGAGCTAGATGTAACTGGAAAAGAGCCGAGTACTGTGGTAAAGGAGATCCTTGAAATCCTAGAGGGAAAAGCTAGATGTGAGCGTGGTATTGATTGGACAACATCAATAGATCCTGAAGAGCTATATAGGGTAGCACATATATACTGTAACTAGGCAACTAAAGCTAGCAAATACCCTCTAGCCTCTAGCCACATAATCACATTCTATAGATAGCAACTATCTATTCTCATAAAAGATGTTTCTGATAGACCTTTTAATCGCATTAATGGACAGGTAACCATAAGGTGTGAAATATAGATTTTGCTGATATTATTAAGATGGGGAGGGCTATAGAAGAAAGGGATCCACTAGATGCGAGGCAGATCCTCTATACGCTCTTAATGTTGATACCAGTAGGGAGAGTTACAACATATGCCTCACTAGCTAGGGCTATTGGAACTAGTCCGAGAGCTGTTGGAAGGCTTCTCGCTATGAATGATAACCCTGTGATCATACCATGTCATAGGGTTGTGAAAAGCGATGGAAGCCTTGGAGGCTACACACCTGGAGGGCCCATGATAAAGAGGCGTATCTTGGAGCTTGAGGGTGTGAGGTTTAGAGGTGGAAAGGTTGATCCTGAGTGTATAATAGATATAGCTAGTGTCTTAGGGGTTAGCGGGAAGAGATCTAAATGAAATGCCATATCCCAAAGAAGATCAATATTATACCTATCACCGTTCCTAGCACATTCACCAATAGATCCTCAGATCTGCCGAGGACAACTGGAAACCTATAGTATTTCCCTCTGAAGGGATATAGAATGGCTACCCCCCTTTTAGTCATCAAATCCCCTATAATATGGGATATATATCCAAGTGCATAGCTAGCAGCTGGTACCCAACCCATCCCAGCTCTTAAGACTATAATCAGTACCACAATAGAGGTCACAACTAGAGATAATATGTTATGGAGCGCCTTTCTATGCCTAAACCTGGTATCTAGATCCGGTACCACAGATCCTATACCACTTATTATTGTTACGATTGGTAGATAGGATATATGGATGAATGGTGAGAGAATAGAGATTGATAGACCAACTCCAAAGATTATATGTGTATATCTCCTCATCCATATCCATGCCAAGATAATCATAGGCGGTATTTATGTAACATGAGGAGATCCCACCAACAAATTGTAGATCGAAAGGGTTCCCTTATCAATAAATATAAATTCATATTTACTATCAACAAATTAGAATGGTGACACTATGTCTTGAAGCCCAGACTAGGACTTGTTGGTGCTGGTAGATGGGGATCTACAATTGCTGAGAGAATATATAGGGAGGGTGTTGCTGAGATTGCTGCTGTATATGATAAGGATTTAAATAGATCTAGATCTCTTGCCTCAAGAATAGGTGCTACCGCCCTAGATGATCTAGATGGTTTTGAGAAGCAGAGAGATCTCCTGGGGATCATAATTGCAACATCTATAGAAAGTCTTGCAGAGGTCTCTATGAGGATAATTGAGCTGGGATTCAATGTGTTCATAGAAAAGCCAGTTGCAGATAGCCTTGAGAAGGTTAGAGTGCTAAGGCGTGTAGCTGAGAAGAAGGGTGTGATAGCAATGCCTGGCTTCATAGTTAGATTTGATCCTGTTACCATATGGATAAAAAACCACATAGAAACCATGGGGGAAGCTATAGAGGATCTCTATCTATTCAGACTTAGTAGAAGGCCTCCTCAAAATAGGTTAAGCAATATATTACTAGATCTAGCAATCCACGATATAGATTTAGCCAGATACCTATTACTGGAAGAAGATTTAAAACCTGTAAGCTGGTATATACATAGCCTAGATATAGATCAGGGGGTATCGATATATGCAAAACATAGCAGAGGCTATATATACATAGCAGTTGATGGTATATCGAAACAGAAGATAAGGAAGGTAATAGCTGTATCCAGTCAAAGCTATATTGAGGGGGACTATATAAATCGATATATAATCCTCAGAAGAGGTGGTGGGGATAGCCATAAATATGTAGAGGTAAAGGGATCGGAAGCCCTGTTAAATGAGATAAAAGCCTTCATAGAGAGGTGTCAGGGGAAAGATATAGAGATCCCTACATTATTAGATGCTGAAAAAGCTCATGAGATTATCTCCCGTATAATGGGATCGCTACAGAAGAGCTGATCCCTATAACATCTATTTAGAATCCTAGCTGGGGGATAACAATGAAATATAGATATAGATCAAAGCTGTATCTTAATATTAATAATAATAGTTTTTATATATAGGGGCAACATGGATCTTAAATATGGGGCTAGGAGAAGTGTTTCGATCTATGCTGCAGATCTCATTGAACATTGTATAGGATGCACTATAGCTGTTGGAAGCGGATCTACTGTAAAGATCTTCATAGATGAGCTTGTTAAAAGGGGAATTATTACAAGATTTAGATATGTTTCTACAAGCTTCGACACAACTCTATATCTAAGAAAATCTGGAGCTAGAGATATAGAGACTGGGATATGTCCTGGAGATATAGATATCTATATTGATAGTGCTGATGAAATAGATCCGAGGCTAAATCTGCTAAAAGGAGGTGGTGGAGCTCTATTTAGAGAGAAAATAGCTATGCTGAGCTCTAATAGAAGAATCATAATAGCTGATGAAACAAAACTCGTGGATAAGCTTGGCTCGACAAGGGCTGTACCCCTAGAGGTTGAGGTCTATGCGATTAACTATGTTATGAGAGAGATAGAGAGGCTGGGATATAGAGCCAGCTATAGGGAAGCTGAGGGAAAGTTAGGACCTCTGATAAGCGATAATGGGAATATATTGATAGATGTTTACACAGGCCCCATGGAAGATCCCATCTCTATTGATAGGCTTTTGAAAAACATAGAAGGTGTGATTACTACGGGGATTTTTCCGTATATGGGCTATGAGGTGGTGATAGGTAGGCTGAACGGGGCTGTGGAGGTCTTAAAAAGATAGTGGGATTTAAGTGGGCTCCACAGGAAGCAAAGGGGTCATATATTTTCATGGCCTCTGTACCGTTGATACCGTCATAACTTCAGGTAAAGAAGATCTATAAGATCATATGCATACCCAGAGGCCCCATAACTTCTTGTGGAACATGTGGAAATCTTGTTCAATATGCAAGCGTTACCAAAAGTTAGTAACGATCTTATACCTCTCAACATCAATAGATCTACTCAGTATCAAATATTAACCTTGATAACTCTCCAATTATATTTAAAAGCTTATCCCCCTTAGCAGATATCTTATTATATACACATTTCCTTTTACTAGATCTGCAATAGTCGGTATACCTTATTACAAGCCCCAAAGCCTCTAGCTCCTTCAACAACGCATGAGAGTCTCCCCAGCTTCTTAATACGCTTAGAAATTCACGTGTATACAGAGGCCTTTTCTTCAATACTTGAAGAGCCTTCACATACCTATAGATCTTTCTCAGCGTGTCAAGAAATTCGCCCTCCTCAAGTGATAGTAGCTCCTGCTTTTGCATCAAGCGGTCATCATATAAACCTGATATAATTAACATAGGTTATAAGTATTCCTATCCATAACTATAACCCTCCATAGGAAGTAGGGGGGTGACCGCGTTTGTTGGCTTAAAACACAATACCTTCATTGTTAACATAAAGTATTTTAGAGCCTTAGCTAGATCAACAGCCTATATACAATATTTTCCATGGTATATCCTTTCGAAACATGATCTATTATGATTAAGGCTTTATCACTCTCTCAGATCTACAATGATCAAAATTATATGGTTTTCACGCTCTAACCACATGTTTTAGGAAAACATATGTGGGATTTAAGTGGGCTCCACAGGAAGTAATGGGGTTTTCTTTAAATTTAAAGTTAGAGCTAAGCTATAGAATCTAATAGATCGGTTCCATATATTTGATTATCGATTAATATCTTGATATCAATAAGACAGTAAGATCTATGTTACACGGCGGCTCCAGGTCGTGCTATATATAGAGCCGCAGGAGAAGCCCTCCCCCCTACGCTCCCCCCGGTGACCTGTGAACGCTTGCGCCGAGGGTTAGGTTGCTCCCTTCCGGGCCTGGCCTGTTTCCCCTCGTGAAGGCGGTTTAGCCCCCTCCTCCGAGGAGGCCCCCGCCACCGCAAGCCCCACAGGGCGGGTTTCATAGCTGGGGGGAGGATCCTGCGGCTCTATATATAGCACGACCTGGTTACTGGCCCCCGCGTTACGCCCTTTTCGGGTATGGGGGTGGGCGAGGCCCCCGGCCCTACCCGCCATATAGATATACTGTTTCCCTGTTATTAAAAATATTCTACTTATTACCTTGCTATGAGGATCTATAGTTGAGAGTAAGGTATATGGGGTTAGCGGTTGGAATAGATCTTAAGGATCTAATAGAATATATAGAGAGTAGGAAAGCAGTTATAGAGGCTGAGCTTGAGAAGGCTATTAAGGGCTATGAGGGTGAGGTTCTAGAGATAATCAACTATATGTCAAAGGGTGGGAAGAGATTCAGAGGGATCCTCACTATACTGGTATGTGAGACCCTAGGAGGGAGGGTTGATGATGCATTAGATGCTGCGGTTGCAATAGAGCTTGTACATGCAGCATCACTAGCTCTAGATGATATAATAGACTTCGATACAATTAGAAGGGGATCTCTGGCATCTTGGATAAGATATGGTATCTCGAAAACAGTTTTGATCTCGAATATGCTTATACCGAAGGCACAGCTCATGATAGAGAGATATGGATTTGATGCTCTAGTAAAGGTTATAGAAGCATGGCTCCAAGCAACTAGCGGCGAGGTCATGGATGTATTTGGACCAAGCTCAGCGGTAGCAGGATATGAGACACTCGCTAGGCTGAAGACAGGCTCCGTCTTTAAAGCCTCTACATTCCTAGGTGCTAGAGCAGCTAGGGCTGGCAAGAACCTCGAAGATCTATCAACATCTTTCGGCGAGAACCTAGGTATTCTATATCAGATAGCAGACGATCTTGTAGACGTGTTATTAGAAAAAATTGATGAAAGAACACATGGGATAAAAATGTTTATGGAATGGCTAGGGAGTAAGAAGAGGGAGGAGGTTATCGAAAGAGCCCTCTCAAAGATATCTATATATATAAAGAGGCTTGAGACAATGATATCTAGATATCCCAAGAATAGGTATAGGGACTATCTATCAATTATACCTAGATATATGGTGTATAGCATGTTAAAGGAGGCAGGTAGAGAGGGTGAGGAGGTATATAGAAGCATTGTGGAGGCAACCGGCTAGCATATCTCTAGTTAAATACCGTATAGTTAAAGAGCCAAGGGATCCCAATGGTTACTAGGCTATCTACAGGGATACATGATTTAGATCTAATGATTGAGGGAGGGATACCCGAAGGATTCTTTATAGCAATAGTAGGAGAGCCGGGTACTGGGAAAACGGTTCTGAGCATGCACTTCATACACCAGGGCATCCTAGATGGGGATAGATGTATATATGTTACCACAGAGGAGGATAGAGAATCAATTATGGATCAGGCTATGAGATTTGGATGGGAGTGGAAACCCTTCCTAGGGAAAAGGCTCATAGTTATAGATGCTCTGAAGACACAAGAGGATCCATGGTCTCTGCAGGAGATGGAGGTGGAGACATTGATAAACAAGATTATAGAGGCTAAGAAGGCTCTGGGCTATGGAAGAGCTAGGCTTGTAATCGATTCCATATCTGCTTTCTGGCTTGAGAAACCAGCTATGGCTAGAAAATATAGTTATATGATTAAAAAGGCTCTCAGTAGATGGGGCTTCACTACATATCTAGTCTCGCAATACGCGATCACAACAATGTTTGCCTTCGGCTGGGGTGTTGAGCATATAGCAGATGGTATTATAAGGCTTAGAAGAAGGATTTCAAAGGGGGTTTTAAAGAGATACCTCATGGTGGAGAAGATGAGGAATACAAACCATGATAAGAAGATCTATGAGATAGATATTACAGCGAGAGGCCTCACAATCTTAGGGCCTGCCGATCTTGATATAGAGGATGTATCATCACCCAGCTATATATCTGGTAGATAGAGCCTAGAAATATACCGATTATAGATCTATAGAAGGGTAGGATAATATGAAGAAGGCATTGAACACTCTCATTATTCTAGGCTTTATTACAGTAGTAATGAGCATCTACATACATGATCCCATCTTTCTAGGCCAATATACCGATTATATAGCAATATATATTAGAGATCCATCTAAAACTATAACCGGATATCCATATCTGGATTACCCCTTTGAATACACACCTCTAATAGCTCTTCAATGGATGGTTGCATCAAAAATAGCTCTCTATATGCTCTCCCATGGATTCGATCCACTCTCATCTATCACAAGGGCATTCTATATAACCAATACTATCTTCTACGCACTATATATACTCGCTATATA
It encodes the following:
- a CDS encoding 30S ribosomal protein S17e; translated protein: MGKVRPTPIKRISRELLEKYPDLFTKDFQKNKEILKTLLRTQNKKLRNQIAGYITHLVKIRERMQERKVEPVEEIPE
- a CDS encoding MoaD/ThiS family protein yields the protein MAPLKIRLLGSLKLYAGKEEIEMKIDREVRLRDVLRDLVRREPSLSRAIEEDGRVKPGYLIFINDADYMVFEGLETIVRDSDIITILPVSHGGANV
- a CDS encoding preprotein translocase subunit Sec61beta produces the protein MSVKKKKREGPGPATAAGLVSFYRDVEPTIQLKPLLVILISSAFVISVFILRLFINPFS
- a CDS encoding adenylate kinase family protein, producing the protein MGSLSRCRAIAISGTPGVGKTTVAKILADILGAKTIDLSQLVIEEGLYIEYDYERNSYIIDEDRVQKRLKELISQCNEEKESRYIIIEGHYAEIVDDQDLEILVILRTDPRELLKRLCSRGWGKEKSMENSEAEYLGICLANALNEHPPEKICELDVTGKEPSTVVKEILEILEGKARCERGIDWTTSIDPEELYRVAHIYCN
- a CDS encoding MGMT family protein; translated protein: MGRAIEERDPLDARQILYTLLMLIPVGRVTTYASLARAIGTSPRAVGRLLAMNDNPVIIPCHRVVKSDGSLGGYTPGGPMIKRRILELEGVRFRGGKVDPECIIDIASVLGVSGKRSK
- a CDS encoding metal-dependent hydrolase, with amino-acid sequence MRRYTHIIFGVGLSISILSPFIHISYLPIVTIISGIGSVVPDLDTRFRHRKALHNILSLVVTSIVVLIIVLRAGMGWVPAASYALGYISHIIGDLMTKRGVAILYPFRGKYYRFPVVLGRSEDLLVNVLGTVIGIILIFFGIWHFI
- a CDS encoding Gfo/Idh/MocA family oxidoreductase, translating into MKPRLGLVGAGRWGSTIAERIYREGVAEIAAVYDKDLNRSRSLASRIGATALDDLDGFEKQRDLLGIIIATSIESLAEVSMRIIELGFNVFIEKPVADSLEKVRVLRRVAEKKGVIAMPGFIVRFDPVTIWIKNHIETMGEAIEDLYLFRLSRRPPQNRLSNILLDLAIHDIDLARYLLLEEDLKPVSWYIHSLDIDQGVSIYAKHSRGYIYIAVDGISKQKIRKVIAVSSQSYIEGDYINRYIILRRGGGDSHKYVEVKGSEALLNEIKAFIERCQGKDIEIPTLLDAEKAHEIISRIMGSLQKS
- the rpiA gene encoding ribose 5-phosphate isomerase A, which encodes MDLKYGARRSVSIYAADLIEHCIGCTIAVGSGSTVKIFIDELVKRGIITRFRYVSTSFDTTLYLRKSGARDIETGICPGDIDIYIDSADEIDPRLNLLKGGGGALFREKIAMLSSNRRIIIADETKLVDKLGSTRAVPLEVEVYAINYVMREIERLGYRASYREAEGKLGPLISDNGNILIDVYTGPMEDPISIDRLLKNIEGVITTGIFPYMGYEVVIGRLNGAVEVLKR
- a CDS encoding polyprenyl synthetase family protein, which translates into the protein MRVRYMGLAVGIDLKDLIEYIESRKAVIEAELEKAIKGYEGEVLEIINYMSKGGKRFRGILTILVCETLGGRVDDALDAAVAIELVHAASLALDDIIDFDTIRRGSLASWIRYGISKTVLISNMLIPKAQLMIERYGFDALVKVIEAWLQATSGEVMDVFGPSSAVAGYETLARLKTGSVFKASTFLGARAARAGKNLEDLSTSFGENLGILYQIADDLVDVLLEKIDERTHGIKMFMEWLGSKKREEVIERALSKISIYIKRLETMISRYPKNRYRDYLSIIPRYMVYSMLKEAGREGEEVYRSIVEATG
- a CDS encoding KaiC domain-containing protein codes for the protein MVTRLSTGIHDLDLMIEGGIPEGFFIAIVGEPGTGKTVLSMHFIHQGILDGDRCIYVTTEEDRESIMDQAMRFGWEWKPFLGKRLIVIDALKTQEDPWSLQEMEVETLINKIIEAKKALGYGRARLVIDSISAFWLEKPAMARKYSYMIKKALSRWGFTTYLVSQYAITTMFAFGWGVEHIADGIIRLRRRISKGVLKRYLMVEKMRNTNHDKKIYEIDITARGLTILGPADLDIEDVSSPSYISGR